A section of the Streptomyces sp. NBC_01591 genome encodes:
- a CDS encoding amino acid adenylation domain-containing protein produces MSAHNVEDVYGLSPLQFGMLYHSLEDTSDTRPYMVQMTEEVEGPFDETLFGAAWQQLVDRHSILRSAFVWEGVSEPVQVVQRQAPLPFEVRDLRGLSGQEERLSTFLAEDWDRGFDLSRAPLVRVTVLRMGEERRIVVWSFHHILLDGWSVQILQKELFALYRALFGGTSAELPPTVPYRRYIEWLNSRQDDGSAAFWTDYLAGITEPTALHIDRDTGDTGVGEFEVCASAELFARARDYAKSQRVTMNTLVQGLWSVLLSRYSRQDEVLFGSTISGRSIDLPGVESMMGLFINTLPVRGRLTGDLVVSEWLRDLQDEQLEMRQWEYCHLVDVQKHSRIPRGEPLFRSILVFENYPVVQKPSDFPEGLTRRLVNCVERTGYPLTLVVSAGRALEFRFVYDRSRFDAKTIERMAGHLESLLTSLVDSPGARIGDLNMLTVGERREVLVEWNGVTGPYPDAVTIHRLVEERVAASPDAVAVTDGGRRWTYGDINARANRLAHHLRGTGVTADTLIAVCLDRSPDLIATLLGILKAGAAFVPLDPDYPTDRITYMVEDTGTPLIITSSGLADRLPGGIERILVDTQWPAGPDTDPEPLASPDDLAYVIYTSGSTGKPKGVALEHRGVVNYLHWCDQNYPAHIPGGIGSVLYSSVTFDLTITALFLPLIQGQQLVIPVTAPDQTAFDAAIDLICTDTPISFLKATPSHLEVLAAHLETRSARHHITTIVAGGENLTPQLVARLLSTSSTQTTFSNEYGATEGSVANVMSLTTAPDPHGGTTTLGRPITNTTAYVVDHHNQPAPVGIPGHALLGGICLARHYHNRSDLTRQRFTPNPFTPPRPDPRTYHTGDLVKWRPDGTLEFIGRIDNQIKLRGYRIELGEIEAALNTHPHIHTTAVTTREDTPGDKRLVAYVVPAPEHSPDASELRTHLQRQLPDYMVPSTYVPLDQLPLTPNGKVDTKALPAPGHHRPELATTYTAPRNSTEETIAGVWSDVLGVDTIGIHDNFFELGGQSISSVRVVSRLREAGLGVSLQQFVRQPTVAQLAAALDVPQAESAGLVVLLSSVADPELPVLFCVHPGGGSTHPYRALARCLTGRCTVYGVQAPGLNADEAPLVGIESIADRYWREIRRVRPAGPCTILGWSTGAVIAHAMGVQAPEEVAGLYLLEPAVTGDDQRDRFQRHAEVYRRVNELWRRGQDEHGAERATTERELRRLAPEMNLDEDLVTLDEWLPFAVLEAEVRSLAAYRPGRSVARATLFVSDTVRDGSGDEVPEARYLAHWRGLYPAGLAQRAMPGRHMEMVRGDEQLDAVVSALREAVPAGGADRERELLQV; encoded by the coding sequence ATGAGTGCGCACAACGTGGAAGACGTCTACGGACTTTCGCCCCTGCAGTTCGGCATGCTTTACCACTCGCTGGAGGACACTTCCGACACGCGCCCGTACATGGTGCAGATGACGGAGGAGGTCGAAGGACCCTTCGACGAGACGCTGTTCGGAGCCGCCTGGCAGCAGCTCGTCGACCGGCATTCGATCCTGCGCAGCGCGTTCGTGTGGGAGGGAGTGTCGGAGCCGGTGCAGGTGGTGCAGCGCCAAGCTCCCCTCCCCTTCGAAGTGAGGGATCTGCGCGGCCTGTCCGGTCAGGAGGAGCGGCTGAGCACCTTCCTGGCGGAGGACTGGGACCGGGGGTTCGACCTCTCACGGGCCCCGCTGGTCCGGGTCACCGTGCTGCGGATGGGGGAGGAGCGCCGGATCGTTGTCTGGTCGTTCCATCACATCCTCCTCGACGGCTGGAGTGTGCAGATCCTCCAGAAGGAGCTGTTCGCCCTCTACCGCGCGCTGTTCGGCGGCACTTCCGCCGAACTGCCGCCGACCGTCCCCTACCGCCGCTACATCGAGTGGCTCAACTCCCGGCAGGACGACGGCTCCGCGGCGTTCTGGACCGACTACCTGGCGGGCATCACGGAGCCCACCGCCCTGCACATCGACCGGGACACCGGTGACACGGGAGTCGGCGAGTTCGAGGTGTGCGCCTCCGCAGAGCTGTTCGCGCGGGCCCGGGACTACGCCAAGTCCCAGCGCGTCACGATGAACACACTGGTGCAGGGCCTGTGGTCGGTCCTGCTCTCACGGTACAGCCGCCAGGACGAGGTGCTGTTCGGCTCCACCATCTCGGGCCGGTCGATCGATCTGCCCGGCGTCGAGTCGATGATGGGCCTGTTCATCAACACGCTGCCGGTGCGCGGCCGGCTCACGGGCGACCTGGTCGTCTCCGAGTGGCTGAGGGATCTCCAGGACGAACAACTGGAGATGCGGCAGTGGGAGTACTGTCACCTCGTCGACGTGCAGAAGCACAGCAGGATCCCGCGCGGCGAGCCACTGTTCCGGTCGATCCTCGTCTTCGAGAACTACCCGGTGGTGCAGAAGCCGTCTGACTTCCCCGAGGGACTGACCCGGCGCCTGGTCAACTGTGTGGAGCGCACCGGGTACCCGCTGACCCTCGTCGTATCGGCGGGCCGGGCCCTGGAGTTCCGCTTCGTCTACGACCGGAGCAGGTTCGACGCGAAGACGATCGAGCGCATGGCCGGACACCTCGAGAGCCTGCTGACCTCCCTAGTGGACTCGCCCGGCGCACGCATCGGCGATCTCAATATGCTCACGGTGGGGGAGCGGCGGGAGGTGCTGGTCGAGTGGAATGGTGTCACCGGTCCGTATCCGGACGCCGTGACCATTCATCGGCTCGTCGAGGAGCGTGTCGCGGCCAGTCCTGATGCGGTTGCTGTCACGGATGGGGGGCGTCGTTGGACCTATGGTGACATCAACGCCCGTGCGAACCGGCTCGCCCACCACCTCCGCGGCACCGGTGTCACCGCAGACACCCTGATTGCTGTCTGTCTCGACCGTTCGCCCGATCTCATTGCCACGCTGCTGGGCATCCTGAAGGCCGGTGCCGCGTTTGTTCCTCTCGATCCGGACTATCCGACCGACCGGATCACCTACATGGTCGAGGACACCGGCACGCCGTTGATCATCACCAGTTCCGGTCTGGCCGACCGGCTGCCCGGCGGGATCGAGCGCATCCTGGTCGACACTCAGTGGCCGGCCGGTCCGGACACCGATCCCGAACCGCTGGCCTCTCCGGACGATCTGGCCTATGTGATCTATACCTCGGGTTCGACGGGCAAGCCGAAGGGTGTCGCTCTCGAGCACCGGGGTGTCGTGAATTATCTGCACTGGTGTGATCAGAACTATCCCGCGCACATCCCGGGCGGGATCGGTTCGGTCCTGTATTCGTCGGTGACGTTCGATCTGACGATCACGGCGCTGTTCCTGCCTCTCATCCAGGGCCAGCAGCTCGTCATTCCCGTCACCGCACCGGACCAGACGGCGTTCGACGCGGCGATCGACCTGATCTGCACCGATACCCCGATCAGTTTCCTCAAGGCCACTCCTTCCCATCTGGAGGTCCTTGCCGCGCATCTGGAGACCCGTAGCGCGCGTCATCACATCACCACCATCGTGGCCGGCGGCGAGAATCTCACCCCGCAGTTGGTCGCCCGGCTCCTGAGCACCAGCAGCACGCAAACGACGTTCAGCAACGAGTACGGCGCGACCGAGGGCTCGGTGGCGAACGTGATGAGCCTGACGACCGCACCTGATCCGCACGGGGGCACCACCACGCTGGGCCGGCCGATCACGAACACCACCGCCTACGTCGTCGATCACCACAACCAGCCCGCCCCCGTCGGCATCCCCGGCCACGCCCTGCTGGGCGGTATCTGTCTGGCCCGGCACTACCACAACCGGTCCGACCTCACCCGCCAGCGCTTCACCCCCAACCCTTTCACCCCGCCCCGTCCCGATCCGCGCACCTATCACACCGGGGACCTGGTCAAATGGCGGCCCGACGGCACCCTCGAGTTCATCGGCCGGATCGACAACCAGATCAAGCTGCGCGGCTACCGCATCGAACTCGGCGAGATCGAAGCCGCCCTCAACACCCACCCCCACATCCACACCACCGCCGTCACCACCCGCGAAGACACCCCCGGGGACAAGCGTCTGGTCGCCTACGTCGTGCCCGCCCCGGAACACAGTCCCGACGCGTCCGAACTCCGCACGCACCTGCAGCGGCAACTGCCGGACTACATGGTCCCCAGCACCTACGTCCCCCTCGACCAACTGCCCCTGACACCCAACGGAAAGGTCGACACCAAGGCGCTCCCCGCGCCCGGCCACCACCGCCCCGAACTCGCCACCACCTACACCGCACCCCGGAACTCGACGGAGGAGACCATCGCCGGCGTGTGGTCCGACGTCCTCGGCGTCGACACCATCGGCATCCACGACAACTTCTTCGAACTGGGCGGACAGTCGATCAGCTCGGTGCGGGTGGTTTCTCGGCTGCGGGAAGCCGGTCTGGGCGTCTCCCTCCAGCAGTTCGTGCGGCAGCCGACGGTGGCCCAGTTGGCTGCCGCGCTGGACGTCCCGCAAGCGGAGTCGGCCGGGCTGGTGGTGCTCCTGTCGTCCGTGGCGGACCCGGAGCTGCCCGTCCTTTTCTGCGTGCACCCGGGCGGCGGCAGCACCCACCCGTACCGGGCTCTCGCACGATGCCTGACGGGCAGGTGCACCGTGTACGGCGTCCAGGCGCCGGGACTGAACGCGGACGAGGCGCCGCTCGTCGGGATCGAGTCGATCGCGGACCGGTACTGGCGGGAGATCCGCCGTGTGCGGCCCGCGGGCCCGTGCACCATCCTCGGATGGTCGACCGGCGCGGTGATTGCACACGCGATGGGCGTGCAGGCCCCGGAGGAGGTGGCCGGTCTGTACCTGCTGGAGCCGGCGGTGACCGGCGACGACCAGCGGGACCGCTTCCAGCGACACGCCGAGGTGTACCGCCGGGTGAACGAGTTGTGGCGCCGTGGTCAGGACGAGCACGGTGCCGAACGGGCCACGACGGAGCGGGAGCTGCGACGTCTGGCTCCGGAGATGAACCTCGACGAGGATCTGGTCACGCTCGACGAGTGGCTTCCCTTTGCGGTGCTGGAGGCCGAGGTGCGCTCGCTCGCCGCCTACCGGCCCGGCCGCTCGGTGGCCAGGGCGACGCTGTTCGTCAGCGACACGGTGCGCGACGGCAGCGGTGACGAGGTACCGGAGGCCCGGTACCTCGCCCACTGGCGCGGGCTTTACCCGGCAGGTCTGGCCCAGCGGGCGATGCCGGGTCGTCACATGGAGATGGTCAGGGGCGACGAGCAACTGGACGCCGTGGTCTCCGCGTTGCGGGAGGCGGTGCCGGCCGGCGGCGCCGACCGGGAACGGGAGCTGCTGCAGGTCTGA
- the sbnB gene encoding 2,3-diaminopropionate biosynthesis protein SbnB — translation MSTFHVIDGSVTQDVIDSAPSDVLDLVRETYLQHSRGATVNPNSHFLRFPHDPGARIIALPAHLGGDTPVSGLKWIASYPQNVSQNLPRASAVLLLNDAETGYPFACLEASGISAARTAASAALAVETLADGDSPKTVLFVGAGVIGRTVSDFLAARGTNVRECLVHDHVDAYAETFAAYAAGTHGWQTRTVAQIDAALATADLVILATTAPAPWLTDRQTLVPGQLILNLSLRDIHPTVMIKCHNVLDDIDHCLTAQTSPHLTEMEYGTRDFIDGTLADVLRGDVTLAHDRPTVFSPFGLGVLDLAVGYHIYRTALRTGRATEIPGFFPELKRW, via the coding sequence ATGTCAACCTTCCACGTGATCGACGGCTCCGTTACCCAGGATGTCATCGACTCCGCGCCGTCGGACGTCCTGGACCTCGTGCGGGAGACCTACCTCCAGCACAGCCGCGGGGCCACCGTGAACCCCAACAGCCACTTCCTGCGCTTCCCGCACGATCCCGGCGCCCGGATCATCGCTCTGCCCGCCCACCTCGGCGGCGACACACCGGTCTCCGGCCTCAAGTGGATCGCCAGCTACCCGCAGAACGTGAGCCAGAACCTGCCGCGCGCCTCCGCCGTCCTCCTGCTGAACGACGCCGAGACCGGCTACCCGTTCGCCTGCCTGGAGGCGTCCGGCATCAGCGCCGCCCGCACCGCGGCATCCGCCGCGCTCGCCGTGGAGACCCTCGCCGACGGCGACAGCCCGAAGACGGTGCTCTTCGTCGGCGCCGGCGTCATCGGCCGGACCGTCTCCGACTTCCTCGCGGCGCGCGGCACCAACGTCCGCGAATGCCTGGTCCACGACCACGTCGACGCGTACGCCGAGACCTTCGCCGCCTACGCCGCCGGCACCCACGGCTGGCAGACCCGCACCGTGGCACAGATCGACGCGGCCCTGGCCACCGCCGACCTGGTCATCCTCGCCACCACCGCGCCGGCGCCCTGGCTGACGGACCGGCAGACCCTCGTGCCGGGCCAGCTCATCCTGAACCTGTCCCTGCGCGACATCCACCCCACCGTCATGATCAAGTGCCACAACGTCCTGGACGACATCGACCACTGCCTCACCGCGCAGACCTCGCCCCATCTGACGGAGATGGAGTACGGCACGCGCGACTTCATCGACGGCACGCTGGCCGACGTGCTGCGCGGCGATGTGACCCTGGCCCACGACCGCCCCACCGTCTTTTCCCCGTTCGGCCTCGGCGTCCTCGACCTGGCCGTCGGCTACCACATCTACCGAACCGCCCTGCGCACCGGTCGCGCCACCGAGATACCGGGTTTCTTCCCCGAGTTGAAGCGCTGGTGA